A portion of the Pedobacter cryoconitis genome contains these proteins:
- the thiC gene encoding phosphomethylpyrimidine synthase ThiC: MKVEKIPDGQVISRTPFPASRKVFVKGELHAIEVAMREISLSETKIHNGFGLTETNPCVTVYDTSGPYTDPNAHIDVKAGLPRIRESWVTDRGDVEKLDQITSAYGAQRLADPSLDQLRFAFQHQPYRAKAGQNVSQMHYARKGIITPEMEYIAIRENQRIELWNNEKGEQAEAMSQQHAGNSFGANTPKGFITPEFVRQEVACGRAVIPSNINHPESEPMIIGRNFLVKINANIGNSAVTSSIEEEVEKAVWACRWGADTIMDLSTGKNIHETREWIIRNSPVPIGTVPIYQALEKVNGKAEDLTWELFRDTLIEQAEQGVDYFTIHAGVLLRYIPLTAKRITGIVSRGGSIMAKWCLAHHQESFLYTHFEEICEIMKAYDVAFSLGDGLRPGCLADANDAAQFAELETLGELTKIAWKHDIQTIIEGPGHVPMHMIKENMEKQLEHCGEAPFYTLGPLTTDIAPGYDHITSAIGAAMIGWYGTAMLCYVTPKEHLGLPNKKDVKDGVITYKIAAHAADLAKGHPGAQYRDNALSKARFEFRWEDQFNLSLDPDTAKEFHDETLPADGAKIAHFCSMCGPNFCSMKITQDVREYAAKQGLDEAAALAKGMEDKSREFTEKGSEIYL, from the coding sequence ATGAAAGTAGAAAAAATTCCAGATGGCCAGGTCATCAGCAGGACGCCATTCCCGGCTTCCCGTAAAGTTTTTGTAAAAGGTGAACTTCATGCTATTGAAGTAGCCATGCGTGAAATCAGCCTTAGCGAAACCAAAATACATAATGGTTTTGGCCTGACAGAGACAAACCCATGTGTAACAGTTTATGATACCAGCGGGCCTTATACAGATCCGAATGCACATATTGATGTTAAAGCAGGGTTGCCACGGATCAGAGAAAGTTGGGTTACCGATAGAGGTGACGTTGAAAAGCTGGATCAGATTACCTCTGCTTATGGTGCACAGCGATTGGCAGACCCATCACTTGACCAGTTACGTTTCGCTTTTCAGCATCAACCCTATCGTGCAAAAGCAGGACAGAATGTATCTCAGATGCATTATGCCAGGAAAGGGATCATCACTCCGGAAATGGAATATATCGCGATCAGAGAAAACCAGAGGATAGAACTGTGGAATAATGAAAAAGGAGAGCAGGCAGAGGCGATGAGTCAGCAGCATGCAGGAAATAGCTTTGGTGCCAATACACCTAAGGGCTTCATTACACCAGAATTTGTACGCCAGGAAGTCGCTTGCGGGAGAGCTGTTATCCCCTCAAATATCAACCACCCTGAATCTGAACCAATGATTATTGGCCGGAATTTCCTGGTTAAAATCAACGCAAATATTGGTAACTCAGCAGTAACTTCCAGTATTGAAGAAGAAGTTGAAAAGGCCGTATGGGCATGTCGCTGGGGTGCTGACACCATTATGGATTTATCAACAGGTAAAAATATACATGAAACAAGGGAGTGGATTATTCGTAATTCACCAGTTCCAATCGGGACAGTTCCAATTTACCAGGCACTCGAAAAAGTGAACGGTAAAGCTGAGGATCTGACCTGGGAGCTATTCCGGGATACATTAATTGAGCAGGCCGAGCAAGGGGTTGATTATTTTACCATCCATGCCGGAGTATTGCTAAGATATATTCCATTGACTGCAAAAAGGATTACCGGTATAGTTTCCAGAGGTGGATCAATCATGGCAAAATGGTGTTTGGCGCATCATCAGGAGAGCTTCTTGTACACACATTTTGAAGAAATCTGTGAGATCATGAAAGCCTATGATGTTGCCTTTTCGTTAGGTGATGGTTTAAGACCAGGCTGCCTGGCAGATGCGAATGATGCGGCACAGTTTGCTGAGCTGGAAACATTAGGTGAGCTGACTAAAATTGCCTGGAAGCATGATATACAGACTATTATTGAAGGGCCGGGCCATGTACCGATGCATATGATTAAAGAAAATATGGAAAAGCAACTGGAACATTGCGGTGAAGCTCCATTTTATACTTTAGGCCCACTCACAACTGACATTGCACCTGGATATGATCATATCACTTCTGCAATTGGCGCAGCGATGATTGGCTGGTACGGAACGGCAATGTTGTGTTATGTGACGCCAAAAGAACACCTGGGCTTACCCAATAAAAAAGATGTAAAAGACGGGGTAATCACTTATAAAATTGCTGCGCATGCGGCAGATTTAGCAAAAGGACATCCCGGAGCTCAATACCGTGATAACGCATTGAGTAAAGCCAGGTTTGAATTCCGATGGGAAGATCAGTTTAATCTTTCACTTGATCCGGATACTGCAAAGGAGTTTCATGACGAGACACTTCCTGCCGATGGTGCTAAAATCGCCCACTTCTGTTCCATGTGCGGACCGAATTTCTGTTCTATGAAAATCACCCAGGACGTAAGGGAATATGCAGCTAAACAAGGTTTGGACGAAGCTGCGGCGCTTGCAAAAGGGATGGAAGATAAATCGCGTGAATTCACCGAAAAAGGAAGTGAAATATACCTGTAA
- the thiS gene encoding sulfur carrier protein ThiS gives MEITVNHQTYSIAGPCSLVQLLTAVLQISGSGIAVAVNQSVMSKSDWSVYHLQPGDQVMLIKATQGG, from the coding sequence ATGGAAATTACTGTAAATCATCAAACTTATTCTATTGCCGGACCATGCTCATTAGTACAGCTGTTAACTGCTGTTTTGCAGATTTCTGGAAGCGGTATTGCGGTGGCTGTTAATCAGTCAGTCATGTCTAAATCTGATTGGTCTGTATACCATCTTCAACCCGGAGACCAGGTCATGCTAATCAAGGCAACTCAAGGAGGATAA
- a CDS encoding FadR/GntR family transcriptional regulator produces the protein MKRINLSDKVIVALKSDIASGKLKKGTKIPSEPELMERYEVGRSTIREAIKTLAISGILKVQQGSGTFVASKIKEESLAQRLRRADFEEINTVRSLLEKEIVKLACLNRTEEDLTAMQNHLSQRKKAIDTDQQQKCTDADIAFHVSIAKASKNKVLIDLYQNFTAVILDFFTKRKEQNMAYFARSHAWHEELSLAIVNRDQAAAEQLIKTLLDNNY, from the coding sequence ATGAAAAGAATCAATTTATCAGACAAAGTAATCGTTGCACTCAAAAGCGATATTGCCTCTGGAAAACTCAAAAAAGGCACAAAAATCCCATCAGAACCTGAACTGATGGAGCGTTATGAAGTTGGCCGTTCTACCATCAGGGAAGCAATTAAAACCCTTGCTATCTCTGGCATACTTAAAGTACAGCAAGGCTCAGGTACTTTTGTCGCTTCAAAAATAAAAGAGGAATCTCTTGCACAGCGTCTGCGCCGGGCAGACTTCGAAGAAATAAATACTGTCCGCTCTTTACTTGAAAAAGAAATCGTAAAACTTGCTTGTCTGAACAGAACTGAAGAAGATTTGACTGCCATGCAAAATCATCTTTCCCAGCGGAAAAAAGCTATCGATACTGATCAGCAACAAAAATGTACTGATGCAGATATAGCTTTTCACGTCAGCATTGCAAAAGCTTCAAAAAACAAAGTATTAATCGATCTCTATCAAAACTTCACTGCAGTAATCCTGGATTTCTTTACCAAGCGTAAAGAACAAAATATGGCTTATTTTGCCAGAAGCCATGCCTGGCATGAGGAACTTTCGCTGGCCATTGTCAACAGAGATCAGGCAGCGGCAGAACAACTCATTAAAACTTTATTAGATAACAATTACTAA
- a CDS encoding sulfite exporter TauE/SafE family protein: MTILTFTLILLLGAYLAGLAGSLTGLGGGVVIIPLLTLFFHVDIRYAIGAALIASIATSSGSASAYVKEGITNIRLGMFLEIATTAGAVLGAILAIYTPVNIVAILFGATLIFSAAMTMRKKHEGALAEGSQLSYLLKLNSSYPTKDGIIDYKLKNIGGGFSIMTLAGILSGLLGIGSGALKVLAMDSAMRVPFRVSTTTSNFMVGVTAAASAVVYLQRGYIDPGIAFPVIIGVLAGAFTGSKLLMKIDVKWLKVIFSFAITAIALNMIYNGFNHKF, translated from the coding sequence ATGACAATTTTAACCTTTACCCTGATCCTGTTATTAGGGGCTTATCTTGCAGGACTTGCTGGTTCACTAACCGGTCTTGGCGGCGGCGTGGTAATTATACCCTTGCTGACCTTATTTTTTCACGTTGACATCCGTTATGCAATTGGTGCTGCGCTGATCGCATCAATCGCTACCTCTTCTGGCTCTGCAAGTGCTTATGTGAAAGAAGGCATTACCAATATCCGTCTCGGAATGTTCCTGGAGATAGCAACAACGGCAGGTGCTGTTTTGGGGGCTATTCTGGCGATCTATACGCCTGTTAACATTGTAGCCATTCTGTTTGGTGCCACCTTGATCTTTTCAGCAGCAATGACAATGAGAAAGAAACATGAAGGTGCATTAGCGGAAGGTAGTCAACTTTCCTATTTGCTGAAATTAAACAGCAGCTATCCTACAAAAGATGGTATAATAGACTATAAACTAAAGAATATAGGCGGGGGATTCTCGATCATGACCTTGGCGGGAATACTTTCAGGCTTATTAGGAATAGGTTCCGGTGCCTTAAAAGTATTGGCAATGGACAGTGCCATGCGTGTCCCTTTCCGGGTAAGTACTACGACCAGTAATTTCATGGTCGGAGTAACTGCTGCTGCGAGTGCTGTGGTTTATTTACAAAGAGGTTATATCGATCCTGGAATTGCTTTTCCAGTAATTATCGGTGTACTTGCGGGAGCTTTTACAGGCTCAAAGTTATTGATGAAGATCGATGTCAAATGGTTGAAGGTCATCTTCAGTTTTGCGATCACAGCTATCGCCCTTAACATGATTTACAATGGTTTTAATCACAAATTCTAG
- a CDS encoding DUF1634 domain-containing protein translates to MNNSKETKRVTDYDMQQLIGQVLRYGVLISGLVAIIGGIWYLFQQGSGLPDYGTFHGEGEGYTSLPGIIKGLGQGSAKEIIQLGVVILIATPILRIVFSLVAFGMERDKLYVLITLIVLSIILFSTFGGLSI, encoded by the coding sequence ATGAATAACAGTAAAGAAACTAAAAGAGTAACCGACTACGATATGCAACAGCTAATCGGTCAGGTTTTAAGATATGGTGTATTAATTTCAGGCCTTGTTGCCATTATCGGAGGAATCTGGTACTTATTCCAGCAAGGCTCCGGCCTTCCTGACTACGGCACATTCCATGGGGAAGGCGAAGGCTATACCAGCTTACCAGGTATCATTAAAGGATTAGGGCAAGGCAGTGCAAAAGAAATCATCCAGCTCGGTGTAGTCATTCTGATTGCGACCCCGATTTTAAGGATTGTATTTTCACTGGTTGCTTTTGGAATGGAGAGAGATAAACTCTATGTATTGATCACATTGATTGTACTTTCAATTATCCTGTTCAGTACTTTCGGAGGATTGAGTATTTAA
- a CDS encoding MFS transporter, whose product MNVFRSLKSRNFKLFFYGQSISLIGTWMQKTAVSWLVYQLTGSAVLLGVVGFVSLIPSLILSPYAGSLVDRHNRYRILVITQIVSMIQAGALAAIIYFGYNNILFIIGLSLVQGVVNAFDVTCRQSLMVEMVNDKNDLPNAIALNSSMANFARIAGPAVAGIILSTFGTDICFMGNFLSYIPVLICLFMMRLPVQIITKSTKSIWVELEEGFRYVSGDKELSSMIMMIGISSLFVIPFNTLMPIFAKDIFNGDAKTFSWFESAAGLGSIISAIYLANLKDSSTLIKLTTIAGAVLGGSLLFLAFAPQLPIALLFMGISGVGMMAQSSAINTYIQTHAIPEMRGRAISYYVMAYQGLIPVGSLLIGWVAHLIGPRPAVLIEGLIGITATGIFAYYKSRQAAVKTI is encoded by the coding sequence ATGAATGTTTTCCGGTCGTTAAAATCACGTAATTTCAAACTCTTCTTTTATGGACAATCAATTTCCCTTATAGGCACATGGATGCAAAAGACGGCGGTCAGCTGGCTGGTTTATCAGCTTACGGGATCTGCTGTTTTACTAGGGGTAGTTGGTTTTGTAAGTTTGATCCCTTCGTTAATTTTATCGCCATACGCAGGGAGCCTGGTCGACAGGCATAACCGGTACCGCATCCTGGTCATTACACAGATTGTTTCCATGATTCAGGCAGGAGCACTGGCAGCGATTATTTATTTTGGATATAATAATATTCTTTTTATTATCGGATTGAGCCTGGTACAGGGAGTTGTCAATGCTTTTGATGTAACCTGCAGGCAATCACTGATGGTAGAGATGGTGAATGATAAAAATGATTTACCGAATGCGATTGCGCTGAACTCTTCGATGGCCAATTTTGCACGTATTGCAGGTCCGGCTGTCGCAGGGATCATTCTGAGTACTTTTGGTACAGACATTTGTTTCATGGGAAATTTCCTGAGTTATATCCCGGTACTGATCTGTTTATTCATGATGCGTTTACCTGTGCAGATTATTACAAAATCAACTAAAAGCATTTGGGTAGAGCTGGAAGAAGGTTTCAGATATGTATCGGGAGATAAAGAATTAAGCAGCATGATCATGATGATCGGAATCAGCAGCCTTTTTGTAATTCCTTTCAATACACTGATGCCGATTTTTGCCAAGGATATTTTTAATGGGGATGCCAAAACCTTTAGCTGGTTTGAAAGTGCAGCTGGTTTAGGATCAATTATCAGTGCTATTTATCTGGCCAATTTAAAAGATAGCAGCACGCTGATTAAATTAACAACTATTGCAGGGGCTGTATTGGGAGGTAGTTTATTATTCCTTGCTTTTGCACCACAATTGCCTATTGCCTTACTATTTATGGGAATATCAGGAGTAGGGATGATGGCACAGTCCTCAGCTATCAACACTTATATTCAAACACATGCTATTCCCGAAATGCGCGGACGTGCAATCAGTTATTATGTAATGGCTTACCAGGGACTGATTCCTGTTGGTAGTTTATTGATTGGCTGGGTTGCTCATTTGATTGGCCCAAGACCGGCAGTATTAATCGAAGGATTAATAGGAATAACTGCTACTGGTATCTTTGCCTATTATAAAAGCAGACAGGCAGCAGTTAAAACTATATAA
- a CDS encoding LysR substrate-binding domain-containing protein translates to MEIRQLNYFIKAAELLHFTAAAAACFVTQSTLSQQIKQLEEDLGMLLFDRMGKQVKLTEAGNVFLTHAYQIMLDIKKSRQAIFELANMVNGELKIGVTYAFSSLLLPALTPFSEKYPGIMIHIEYGTAGELENKLKMADLDIILAFHEQRDSSGFEMQPVFSSKIVMGISKENPLAKLPKISLKELGKLDLILPSKGFSSRDLFDEIFRKNNIIPNTRIEMNDVHSLLSMVESGNWATIINEKAISTWENIAAVPISDKKLYKQAFILWQKGVYRKKSAMLFVEEFMKVV, encoded by the coding sequence ATGGAAATCAGACAACTCAACTACTTCATCAAAGCCGCAGAACTCCTGCACTTTACAGCTGCAGCAGCAGCCTGCTTCGTAACGCAGTCTACCCTATCACAGCAAATCAAACAACTCGAAGAAGATTTAGGTATGCTCTTATTCGACCGCATGGGTAAACAAGTAAAGCTAACAGAAGCCGGTAATGTATTCCTGACGCATGCCTATCAAATCATGCTCGACATCAAGAAGTCAAGGCAAGCCATCTTTGAGCTCGCGAATATGGTTAACGGAGAGCTGAAAATCGGGGTGACCTATGCCTTCAGTTCTTTGCTGCTCCCAGCATTAACCCCTTTCTCAGAGAAATATCCCGGTATCATGATCCATATTGAATACGGAACAGCGGGTGAACTGGAAAACAAACTAAAAATGGCTGATCTGGATATCATTCTGGCCTTCCACGAACAACGTGACAGTAGTGGCTTTGAAATGCAGCCTGTATTTTCTTCCAAAATTGTCATGGGTATCTCCAAAGAAAACCCTTTGGCCAAACTTCCAAAAATCTCCCTGAAAGAACTCGGAAAATTAGACCTGATCCTCCCTAGCAAAGGCTTTAGTTCACGCGACCTATTCGATGAAATCTTTAGAAAAAACAATATTATACCCAATACAAGAATCGAAATGAATGATGTACATTCCCTGTTATCCATGGTTGAATCCGGGAACTGGGCAACCATCATTAATGAAAAGGCAATAAGCACCTGGGAAAACATTGCTGCCGTACCTATCTCAGATAAAAAGCTTTACAAACAGGCTTTCATCCTCTGGCAAAAAGGAGTATACCGTAAAAAATCAGCCATGCTATTTGTGGAGGAATTTATGAAAGTGGTATAG
- the ribB gene encoding 3,4-dihydroxy-2-butanone-4-phosphate synthase, with the protein MEDHYELSRFGKGFKERVENALDCLKKGKGVLVVDDESRENEGDLIFPAESMTVPDMALMIRECSGIICLCLKPDKVDSLELQPMVQVNTSKYHTPFTVSIEAKEGVTTGVSAADRLQTIRTAIADQAKPGDLSRPGHVFPLRANEDGVFGRRGHTEGSIDLVVLAGFRPVAVLCELTNEDGTMARLAEISVFADKYESTVVSIEDIFQYRLSLLK; encoded by the coding sequence ATGGAAGATCATTATGAGCTGTCCCGTTTCGGAAAAGGGTTTAAGGAAAGAGTTGAAAATGCGCTGGACTGTCTGAAAAAGGGTAAAGGGGTACTGGTTGTTGATGATGAGAGCAGGGAGAATGAGGGTGACCTGATTTTTCCTGCAGAGTCTATGACAGTGCCGGATATGGCTTTAATGATCCGGGAGTGCAGTGGTATCATTTGTTTGTGTTTGAAGCCCGATAAGGTTGATTCTTTAGAGTTACAACCTATGGTACAGGTGAATACAAGTAAGTATCATACGCCTTTTACAGTGTCTATTGAGGCTAAGGAGGGAGTGACTACTGGTGTTTCTGCTGCGGATCGTTTACAGACAATCAGAACGGCGATTGCTGATCAGGCTAAGCCTGGTGATCTTTCCAGACCTGGTCATGTTTTCCCGTTAAGGGCTAATGAGGATGGGGTTTTCGGCAGACGTGGTCATACGGAGGGGAGCATTGATTTAGTGGTTCTGGCTGGGTTCAGACCTGTAGCTGTTCTTTGTGAGCTGACCAATGAGGATGGTACGATGGCAAGGTTGGCTGAGATTTCTGTTTTTGCGGATAAGTATGAGTCTACTGTGGTTTCTATTGAAGATATTTTCCAGTATCGTTTATCGCTGTTGAAATAA
- a CDS encoding sensor histidine kinase, with protein sequence MKKDKMQLWQQLMGSPDTHTLEAIIFHTACIFTGLLFICSIIFNYLIGLYTLSILLVPAVFSVGFVYYLSKFKYRLNLAVTIFCVLGNLLFIAFFLKNSGINGPGLVVYLLFFFLVISIVPKNQRFGWMAVNIIVAISLILFQYRYPELVPVNYEDNLSRHLDFSYVYFFTLIIIYFILTSIITSYNRERLLAEKRAEQLEIANQSKNKLFSILAHDLRSPLNSIQSFLEISMEVEIEEEEKRSINSSLLKETKYTGQMLINLLSWSKTQMEGASVKMLVLNLEWALETTLLLQTSLAEEKGLILNNKLQQNMYVIADNDMLELIVRNLLNNAIKFTPPGGQLTISSEVHGKECWIKIQDTGIGIDKVDFDHIFSLNSQSTYGTNQEKGVGLGLVLCKEFIELQEGRIWVESTLNVGTTFFISLQISSQNDLFALHLN encoded by the coding sequence ATGAAAAAAGATAAAATGCAGTTATGGCAACAACTTATGGGAAGTCCTGATACCCATACGCTGGAAGCAATCATATTTCATACTGCCTGCATTTTTACTGGTTTGCTTTTTATTTGCAGCATAATTTTTAATTATCTGATAGGTTTATACACTTTATCAATATTGCTGGTGCCAGCTGTATTCTCTGTTGGTTTTGTTTACTATTTATCAAAGTTTAAATACAGACTAAATCTTGCGGTCACAATTTTTTGTGTGCTTGGTAATTTGTTGTTCATCGCTTTTTTTCTGAAAAACTCAGGTATTAATGGGCCCGGACTGGTAGTTTATTTGCTTTTTTTCTTTTTGGTGATCAGTATCGTTCCTAAAAATCAGCGCTTTGGGTGGATGGCCGTTAATATTATTGTGGCGATCAGCCTTATCCTTTTTCAGTACCGTTATCCTGAGCTGGTACCGGTTAATTATGAGGATAATCTGAGCAGGCACCTGGATTTTAGTTATGTATACTTCTTTACTTTAATTATCATTTATTTTATTCTGACGAGTATTATTACAAGTTATAATAGGGAGCGGTTGCTGGCAGAAAAGCGCGCTGAGCAATTGGAGATTGCCAATCAGTCAAAGAATAAGCTGTTCTCTATTCTGGCGCATGATCTCCGGTCACCTTTGAATTCTATCCAGAGTTTCCTTGAAATTTCTATGGAGGTTGAAATTGAGGAGGAGGAGAAAAGAAGCATAAATTCGAGTTTGCTGAAGGAAACCAAGTATACTGGGCAGATGTTAATCAATTTACTTTCGTGGAGTAAAACGCAGATGGAGGGGGCAAGTGTAAAAATGCTTGTACTTAATTTGGAGTGGGCGCTGGAAACGACGTTACTTTTACAGACTAGCCTGGCAGAAGAAAAGGGATTGATTTTGAACAATAAGCTGCAGCAGAATATGTACGTGATTGCTGACAATGATATGTTAGAATTGATTGTCCGCAATTTGCTGAATAATGCAATTAAGTTTACGCCACCTGGCGGACAGCTCACAATTTCTTCTGAAGTGCATGGCAAGGAGTGCTGGATTAAGATACAGGATACGGGAATCGGAATTGATAAAGTTGATTTTGATCATATCTTTTCTTTGAATTCTCAGAGCACCTATGGAACGAACCAGGAGAAAGGTGTGGGTTTGGGGTTGGTTTTGTGTAAGGAGTTTATTGAGTTACAGGAGGGGAGGATCTGGGTGGAGAGTACATTGAATGTGGGGACTACTTTTTTTATAAGTCTTCAGATTTCTTCTCAGAATGATTTGTTTGCTTTGCATTTGAATTGA
- a CDS encoding heavy metal translocating P-type ATPase produces the protein MKETNSIAVETHCFHCGDHLPEKPYPADNKQFCCLGCKGVYQILSKHNLSSYYLYNDVPGSSQKKKTVHFAYLDEPGIAAELVDYTDAKVTVITLFIPVIHCSSCIWLLEHLHKINPAIAQSRVDFLKKQVSITFRNQQISLREVVENLSAIGYEPLISLQDMIKKQQTDHSERNLFTKIAVAGFCFGNVMLLSFPDYFGLNSLDQDFKNFFGWINLAFAIPVLLYSARDYFISAWTNLRNGVLNLDFPLALGIAVMFIRSAYEIITQTGAGFVDTLCSLVFFLLIGKWMQKRTYHYLSFERDFRSYFPVAVTQLKDGKEKPLPLNELKTGDRILIRSNEIIPADAILLKGNAKLDFSFVTGESIPVEKILGEIVYAGGRQLHGAIELEVVKPVSQSYLTKLWNNEAFNGQKDPIKTFSDTASRHFSIVLLAIALSAGLYWINTDINKAVAAFTAVLIIACPCALALSSPFTLAAVLSIFDKNKFYLKNTSVIEELARIDTIVFDKTGTITNPEAKGFEFNGKLDQYERQLVFDLARNSGHPLSRELVKWLAETPLFQVGHYMEKVGRGISGCVDGHDIKLGSAAYLGLKTEDEGSVVHILIEKNYCGYFRSAQQWRVGFKPLALKLSQTADLHLLSGDQDHDRNALTPFFPRVQQLHFQQSPQQKLDYILQLQQDGAKVMMLGDGLNDAGALKQSNLGVAVTDDINNFSPGCDAILDGVAFQKIPQFIKQAKDAVKVIHMSFVISLLYNVAGLFFAVQGLLSPLMAAILMPMSTVTIILFTSLTARFYARKNQLL, from the coding sequence ATGAAAGAAACAAACAGTATAGCCGTGGAAACACATTGTTTTCACTGTGGTGACCATCTTCCGGAAAAGCCCTATCCTGCGGACAATAAACAATTTTGCTGCCTGGGCTGTAAAGGTGTTTATCAGATTCTTTCAAAACATAACCTTTCCAGCTATTATCTCTATAATGACGTACCTGGGAGCTCCCAGAAGAAGAAAACTGTACATTTCGCTTATCTGGATGAACCCGGGATTGCTGCGGAACTGGTCGATTATACCGACGCAAAAGTAACTGTAATTACACTTTTCATCCCAGTGATCCATTGCAGTTCCTGTATCTGGTTGCTCGAACATTTGCATAAAATCAATCCCGCAATTGCACAGTCGCGCGTTGATTTTCTCAAAAAACAAGTCAGTATTACTTTCAGAAATCAACAAATATCACTCCGTGAGGTTGTAGAAAACTTAAGCGCAATCGGCTATGAACCGCTGATTAGCTTACAGGATATGATCAAAAAACAACAAACTGATCATTCCGAACGTAATCTTTTCACTAAAATCGCAGTTGCAGGATTCTGTTTTGGTAATGTAATGCTATTAAGTTTTCCAGATTATTTCGGGTTAAATAGCCTTGACCAGGACTTCAAAAACTTCTTTGGCTGGATTAATCTTGCCTTCGCCATTCCCGTACTGCTTTATAGTGCCAGAGATTATTTTATTTCTGCCTGGACAAACCTCAGAAATGGTGTCCTGAATCTTGATTTCCCACTCGCTCTGGGTATAGCAGTTATGTTTATACGCTCTGCCTATGAAATTATTACCCAAACAGGTGCAGGCTTTGTAGACACGCTGTGTTCACTTGTATTTTTTCTGCTGATCGGTAAATGGATGCAGAAACGAACCTATCATTATCTCTCCTTTGAGCGTGATTTCCGCTCGTATTTCCCTGTAGCCGTAACACAGTTAAAAGACGGCAAAGAAAAACCACTCCCTTTAAATGAGCTGAAAACCGGCGACCGTATTCTAATCCGCAGCAATGAAATTATTCCTGCCGATGCCATCTTATTAAAAGGCAATGCCAAACTTGATTTCAGCTTTGTAACCGGAGAATCTATTCCAGTAGAAAAGATTTTAGGGGAGATCGTTTACGCTGGAGGAAGACAGCTTCATGGCGCAATTGAATTGGAAGTTGTTAAGCCTGTTTCTCAAAGTTATCTAACCAAATTATGGAACAATGAGGCCTTTAATGGTCAAAAAGACCCTATAAAAACCTTTAGCGACACCGCCAGCAGGCACTTTAGTATCGTTCTGCTTGCCATAGCTCTTTCAGCTGGCCTGTACTGGATAAATACGGATATCAATAAGGCAGTGGCTGCATTTACAGCAGTACTGATTATTGCCTGCCCCTGTGCATTAGCACTAAGTTCTCCTTTTACATTGGCCGCTGTACTCAGCATTTTTGATAAAAATAAGTTTTATTTAAAAAACACTTCAGTTATAGAGGAGCTTGCCCGGATCGATACGATCGTATTTGACAAAACCGGAACGATTACCAACCCAGAAGCCAAAGGTTTTGAATTTAATGGAAAACTCGATCAATATGAGCGTCAATTGGTATTTGATCTGGCCAGGAATTCAGGACATCCCTTAAGCCGCGAACTGGTGAAATGGCTAGCAGAAACGCCATTATTCCAAGTCGGACACTATATGGAAAAAGTAGGCCGCGGAATTAGTGGCTGTGTAGACGGTCACGATATAAAACTAGGCAGTGCTGCTTACCTGGGGTTGAAAACAGAAGATGAAGGCAGCGTGGTCCATATCCTCATTGAAAAAAATTATTGTGGCTATTTCCGCTCTGCCCAGCAATGGAGAGTGGGATTTAAACCCTTGGCTTTAAAATTAAGCCAGACTGCTGACCTTCATTTATTATCAGGAGATCAGGACCATGACCGGAATGCACTGACTCCATTTTTCCCAAGAGTCCAGCAATTACATTTCCAGCAAAGCCCACAGCAAAAGCTGGATTATATTCTTCAACTGCAACAAGACGGAGCTAAAGTAATGATGTTAGGAGATGGTTTAAATGACGCGGGTGCTTTAAAACAAAGTAATTTAGGGGTGGCAGTGACAGATGATATCAATAACTTTTCACCAGGTTGTGATGCCATATTGGATGGAGTTGCTTTCCAAAAAATCCCACAGTTCATTAAACAGGCAAAAGATGCAGTAAAAGTGATCCATATGAGTTTCGTTATTTCGTTGCTCTATAATGTGGCAGGCTTGTTCTTTGCTGTACAAGGCTTACTTTCCCCACTCATGGCGGCGATACTGATGCCAATGAGTACAGTCACTATTATTTTATTCACCAGTTTAACCGCCCGGTTTTACGCCCGTAAAAACCAGTTATTATGA
- the ccoS gene encoding cbb3-type cytochrome oxidase assembly protein CcoS, with amino-acid sequence MNMIYMLIGFSILLALLFLLAFFWANKSGQHDDLFTPGVRVLFEEEEPQETRNEEKSDEDHSGT; translated from the coding sequence ATGAACATGATCTATATGCTGATTGGCTTCAGTATCCTATTGGCATTGCTATTTCTGCTCGCCTTTTTCTGGGCAAATAAATCTGGTCAGCATGATGATCTTTTTACACCGGGTGTACGGGTACTTTTTGAAGAAGAAGAACCTCAGGAAACCCGTAACGAAGAAAAAAGTGATGAAGATCATTCCGGGACATAA